Proteins from a single region of Rhizobium leguminosarum bv. trifolii WSM1325:
- a CDS encoding RES domain protein (PFAM: RES domain protein~KEGG: mes:Meso_4168 hypothetical protein) — protein MTLDKAVLQRLAVRADVTDYVRIISRAHAATPLGMGFGKTRFSSPRDKFRLLYLAQDPATAIAETIVRDRFQGKAERLILREEFDRYSIAVIRNPKPLFLLDLRYEGANLLGVSTDAVRARAQASGRRLSQEIYDRTNVDGILYMSRITNKQCVAVYDRATASIEADSPAWDLIRLSALGPILNALHLTVIDRGMISNR, from the coding sequence ATGACGCTCGACAAGGCCGTCCTGCAGCGCCTCGCCGTTCGCGCCGACGTCACCGACTATGTCAGAATCATCTCGCGCGCTCACGCCGCGACGCCTCTCGGTATGGGCTTCGGCAAGACGCGGTTTTCGAGCCCGAGGGATAAGTTCCGGTTGCTCTATCTCGCTCAGGATCCCGCGACGGCGATCGCGGAGACGATCGTTCGTGACCGGTTTCAAGGCAAGGCCGAGCGATTGATACTGCGGGAAGAGTTCGACCGCTATTCGATCGCCGTTATTCGAAACCCCAAGCCGCTTTTCCTGCTCGACCTGCGCTACGAAGGCGCAAACCTGCTCGGGGTCTCGACAGATGCCGTTCGAGCCAGGGCACAGGCCAGCGGACGCCGGCTCAGTCAGGAAATCTACGATCGCACCAATGTCGACGGCATTCTCTACATGTCCCGGATCACCAACAAGCAGTGCGTTGCCGTCTATGATCGCGCTACGGCCAGCATTGAGGCCGACAGCCCCGCATGGGATCTCATCCGCTTGTCCGCGCTCGGCCCCATACTCAATGCCTTGCACCTCACGGTCATAGATAGGGGAATGATATCCAATCGGTGA
- a CDS encoding binding-protein-dependent transport systems inner membrane component (PFAM: binding-protein-dependent transport systems inner membrane component~KEGG: bav:BAV1563 ABC transporter, permease protein), whose amino-acid sequence MVTSIIRRLIQALFVVVAMTTIVFIGVNVIGNPVDILINPDANQAERALVIAHYGLDQPLWKQYLLFLQGLLHGDFGNSFVYGRPALDLILERLPATLELAITALGIALLFGLPLGLYAGLYPNRISSKLIMSGSILGFSLPTFWVGLMLIMVFSVELGWLPTNGRGPTQELLGVQWSFLTADGIRHLLLPAFNLALFKTSLILRLTRAGVQEVLPQDYVKFARAKGLREGRIISVHVLKNLMIPVVTIIGLEFGSLIAFSVVTESIFAWPGMGKLIIDSINLLDRPVIVAYLMMMVLLFVVLNFIIDICYTLLDPRVRLEGKA is encoded by the coding sequence ATGGTCACATCCATCATCAGGCGATTGATACAGGCGTTGTTCGTCGTTGTCGCGATGACGACCATCGTCTTCATCGGCGTCAATGTGATCGGCAATCCGGTCGACATCCTCATCAACCCGGACGCCAATCAGGCGGAGCGGGCACTCGTCATCGCGCATTACGGCCTGGATCAGCCGCTGTGGAAACAGTATCTGCTGTTTCTCCAAGGGCTTCTGCACGGGGACTTCGGCAACAGCTTCGTTTATGGGCGGCCGGCGCTGGATCTGATCCTCGAACGTCTCCCGGCAACGCTCGAACTGGCGATCACGGCTCTCGGCATCGCGCTGCTGTTCGGCCTGCCGCTTGGGCTGTACGCAGGGCTCTACCCCAATCGGATTTCCTCCAAGCTGATCATGAGCGGCTCGATCCTGGGCTTCTCGCTTCCGACCTTCTGGGTCGGCCTCATGCTGATCATGGTCTTTTCCGTCGAGCTCGGCTGGTTGCCGACGAATGGCCGTGGCCCGACGCAAGAACTGCTCGGCGTACAATGGTCGTTTCTGACCGCAGACGGCATCCGGCACCTTCTATTGCCCGCCTTCAACCTGGCCCTGTTCAAGACGTCGCTCATTCTTCGGCTGACCCGTGCCGGCGTGCAGGAGGTCCTTCCCCAGGACTATGTGAAGTTTGCCCGCGCCAAGGGATTACGAGAGGGGCGGATCATTTCCGTGCACGTTCTCAAGAACCTGATGATCCCGGTGGTGACCATCATCGGTCTCGAGTTCGGCTCACTCATCGCCTTTTCGGTCGTGACCGAAAGCATCTTTGCGTGGCCGGGCATGGGCAAGCTCATCATCGACTCGATCAACCTTCTCGATCGCCCCGTCATCGTCGCCTACCTGATGATGATGGTGCTGCTCTTCGTCGTCCTCAATTTCATCATCGATATCTGTTATACCCTTCTGGATCCGCGGGTCCGGCTGGAAGGAAAGGCTTGA
- a CDS encoding transcriptional regulator, LysR family (PFAM: LysR substrate-binding; regulatory protein LysR~KEGG: ret:RHE_PF00476 transcriptional regulator protein): MDSLASVIAFVHAVEQQSYVAAARVGGVSPSAIGKAVARLESRLGVRLFNRTTRSISLTEEGAVLYERYKRIIDDMDDAEATISRSRERPRGRLRVSVPHIVGHHLLMPILPVFAEQFPEIELDIDFEDKVIDLVAEGLDVVVRSGELADARLIARHLGDQHFVVCGSPDYLKRHGRPETPDDLSQHACIHFKYPSSGRVAPWAFRRPCERLPLPRGLTLNNTDAGLRAARDGLGLAHLPVYVAEPHMRTGSLVPVLTSFMVPYGSLSLVWPSNRQLSPKVRAFVDFVVANFAARPDAFRPASGL, translated from the coding sequence GTGGACAGTCTCGCAAGCGTTATCGCCTTCGTCCACGCCGTCGAACAGCAGAGCTATGTCGCAGCCGCCAGGGTTGGCGGAGTTTCGCCTTCCGCGATCGGAAAGGCTGTGGCGCGGCTCGAAAGCCGGCTGGGCGTGCGGCTCTTCAACCGGACGACGCGCAGTATCAGCCTGACCGAGGAAGGAGCGGTCCTCTACGAGCGCTACAAACGCATCATCGATGACATGGACGACGCAGAGGCCACAATCTCACGAAGCCGGGAGCGCCCAAGGGGGCGCCTTCGCGTCAGCGTACCGCATATTGTCGGGCATCACCTTCTCATGCCGATCCTGCCCGTTTTTGCCGAGCAGTTTCCGGAGATCGAACTGGACATCGATTTCGAAGACAAGGTCATCGACCTGGTCGCAGAGGGCCTGGATGTTGTCGTGCGGAGCGGTGAGCTTGCCGATGCACGATTGATTGCCCGCCATCTCGGCGATCAGCATTTCGTCGTTTGTGGAAGTCCCGATTATCTCAAGCGCCATGGGCGACCGGAGACCCCGGATGACCTCTCCCAGCATGCTTGCATTCACTTCAAATACCCATCCAGCGGTCGTGTCGCGCCGTGGGCATTCCGCCGGCCATGTGAGCGGTTGCCTTTGCCGAGAGGCCTTACATTGAACAACACGGATGCAGGTCTGCGGGCAGCACGGGACGGTTTGGGCCTCGCGCATCTGCCTGTCTACGTCGCAGAGCCCCATATGCGAACCGGGAGTTTGGTCCCCGTCCTGACCTCCTTCATGGTGCCGTACGGCTCGCTCTCGCTCGTCTGGCCCTCCAATCGTCAGCTTTCACCAAAAGTCCGGGCTTTCGTGGACTTTGTAGTTGCGAACTTTGCCGCCCGACCCGACGCTTTTCGACCGGCGTCAGGTTTGTAG
- a CDS encoding putative hydrolase protein (KEGG: rec:RHECIAT_PC0000707 putative hydrolase protein) produces MRDYAKERPEHTEKYVGENDLFLEIFHGHSDPGQSARPPLLFVHGAFTGSWMWSKYISHFTSAGWNSYCVNLRGHYKSRSMDFTKILFEDYLEDIRLVISEIVEECGTPPIVIAFSMGGILSQKLAEGVKIAGLVLIDTSICRQVHAEAPYRDLALRMPGLVVPAPVRDEQISTDETFEDIEFQRKYLSMESAKAFSAFSFHFGAEGISIEGEKITCPSLVICAVNDESDDHRGLATARHIGSEYLGLQGTTHTGLLVGQRYYEAVSRIMVWLARFDGMQ; encoded by the coding sequence ATGCGGGACTATGCAAAAGAACGACCCGAGCACACGGAAAAATACGTCGGAGAGAATGACCTATTTCTGGAAATATTTCATGGGCACAGCGATCCAGGGCAGTCCGCTCGGCCGCCGTTGCTCTTTGTTCACGGCGCCTTTACCGGGAGCTGGATGTGGAGCAAATACATTTCTCATTTCACATCGGCTGGATGGAATTCTTATTGCGTCAACCTGCGAGGCCACTACAAAAGCAGGTCGATGGATTTCACAAAAATCCTGTTTGAAGATTACCTGGAAGACATCCGGCTGGTGATCTCCGAAATCGTCGAAGAATGTGGAACTCCTCCCATCGTGATCGCTTTCAGCATGGGAGGAATCCTGAGCCAGAAACTGGCGGAAGGCGTGAAGATAGCCGGGCTGGTGCTGATCGATACCAGCATTTGCAGGCAAGTGCATGCGGAGGCGCCCTATCGCGATCTCGCGTTGCGAATGCCCGGCCTCGTCGTGCCTGCTCCCGTGCGTGACGAGCAAATCAGTACCGATGAAACATTCGAGGATATTGAATTCCAGCGGAAGTACCTGTCCATGGAATCTGCAAAGGCATTCAGCGCATTCTCCTTTCATTTCGGGGCGGAGGGGATTTCCATCGAAGGTGAGAAGATCACCTGTCCCAGCCTCGTCATTTGCGCCGTCAACGACGAATCCGATGATCATCGAGGCCTGGCGACAGCACGCCACATCGGTAGCGAGTATCTAGGTCTCCAGGGTACCACACATACGGGTCTGCTTGTCGGGCAGAGGTATTACGAAGCTGTAAGCCGCATTATGGTCTGGTTGGCACGCTTTGATGGAATGCAGTAA
- a CDS encoding conserved hypothetical protein (KEGG: hypothetical protein) yields the protein MAGSHVQLDRARQAQVADRVAAKVADVLKADATFESGSVALSARIAGAAAAAIVDLPVSVRRELSKRQGELARRIRGLVETFSDAPDGGKIALEIPKAVEPSRGEGLGKIATAEEGERLLGELAVARKLEDWAGPVAGANELQREFGIARSTLNRWQHAGEVIALLKGTRKHVYPIEQFIDGRPAKGIGTIAALVSNQRVAWLWLSQPNPMLGGRRPINLLKQDHADEVVDAAQTYFAAQ from the coding sequence ATGGCTGGTTCCCATGTGCAGCTGGATCGTGCTCGTCAGGCGCAGGTCGCCGATCGTGTTGCCGCCAAAGTCGCCGATGTGCTGAAAGCCGACGCTACATTCGAGTCCGGCTCGGTTGCCCTGTCCGCCAGAATTGCGGGAGCGGCGGCGGCGGCCATTGTCGATCTTCCCGTTAGCGTACGACGCGAACTCAGCAAGCGACAGGGCGAACTTGCCCGCCGCATTCGTGGTCTGGTGGAGACCTTCAGCGATGCACCTGATGGCGGCAAGATCGCGCTTGAAATTCCGAAGGCCGTGGAACCCTCCAGGGGCGAAGGGCTTGGGAAGATCGCCACGGCGGAGGAAGGCGAGCGACTGCTGGGCGAGCTTGCGGTTGCCCGCAAGCTCGAGGATTGGGCGGGGCCGGTTGCCGGCGCAAACGAACTCCAGCGCGAATTCGGAATTGCGCGCTCCACCCTCAATCGCTGGCAGCATGCCGGCGAGGTTATCGCGCTGCTGAAAGGAACGAGGAAGCACGTCTATCCGATCGAACAATTCATCGACGGGCGTCCAGCGAAGGGCATAGGAACGATTGCCGCTCTCGTTTCCAATCAGCGGGTGGCATGGCTGTGGCTCAGCCAGCCGAATCCCATGCTGGGCGGGCGCCGGCCCATAAACCTCTTGAAACAGGATCATGCGGATGAGGTCGTCGATGCGGCCCAGACCTATTTCGCCGCGCAATGA
- a CDS encoding transcriptional regulator, TetR family (PFAM: regulatory protein TetR~KEGG: ret:RHE_PF00474 TetR family transcriptional regulator): MEGGEKRQTEKTMAEVSESKAGQDEKRRRRSRKGEARRAEILSAAMRRFAEDGYQNAAIGDVARDVGLSLPGLLHHFPTKVDLLLAILDKRDLESESFIGPYRSDLRGLLKGMVGVFRRNAEMIEVIRTFAILNAESLMKDHPAKAWFLNRVTELQDDIAATFERAVADGSIDGKIDGRAMAAELIAVMDGLQMLWLRDPTRFDMVGGLEAYISRLLASLGLED, encoded by the coding sequence ATGGAGGGCGGGGAAAAGAGGCAGACGGAAAAGACGATGGCAGAGGTTTCCGAATCGAAGGCCGGACAGGACGAAAAGCGACGGCGCCGATCCCGCAAGGGCGAAGCGCGCCGCGCGGAGATCTTGTCGGCTGCGATGCGACGCTTTGCCGAAGACGGCTACCAGAATGCCGCCATCGGCGATGTCGCCCGCGACGTCGGCCTGTCGCTGCCCGGCCTGCTGCACCATTTTCCGACCAAGGTTGATCTCCTGCTTGCCATTCTGGACAAGCGCGATCTCGAAAGCGAAAGCTTCATCGGCCCCTATCGCTCCGATCTCCGCGGCCTGCTCAAGGGCATGGTCGGGGTCTTCCGCCGCAACGCCGAAATGATCGAGGTCATCAGGACCTTCGCCATCCTGAATGCCGAGAGCCTGATGAAGGATCACCCGGCCAAGGCATGGTTTCTCAATCGCGTCACGGAGCTACAGGACGACATCGCTGCGACCTTCGAACGGGCCGTCGCCGATGGCTCGATAGACGGCAAGATCGATGGCAGGGCAATGGCGGCCGAGCTGATCGCGGTGATGGACGGCCTTCAGATGCTCTGGCTGCGCGATCCCACACGCTTCGATATGGTCGGCGGACTGGAAGCCTATATCAGCCGCCTGTTGGCGAGCCTTGGGTTAGAGGACTGA
- a CDS encoding binding-protein-dependent transport systems inner membrane component (PFAM: binding-protein-dependent transport systems inner membrane component~KEGG: bav:BAV1562 ABC transporter, permease protein) — MAEPQTQDTSAPTPEPSRLSKGIANFFSSPAATIAFLTLVIICCLALFAPWISPQNPYDLMQLDIMDGRLPPGSESMTGLVYHLGTDSQGRDILSGILYGLRTSLLVGVLSAFAAAIIGTSAGLFAAYMGGRTETAMMRLVDLQLSFPTILMALMMLAVLGKGVPNVVIALIIAEWATYARTVRGTALVEREKEYIEAARMLRLPGWRILFRHLLPNCLAPVIVIATMQIARAIGLEATLSFLGLGASVTEPSLGMLISTGYQYLLTGLYWISFFPGIALLVTIAAINLVGDRLRDVLNPRNMS; from the coding sequence ATGGCCGAACCACAAACGCAAGACACCAGCGCTCCAACGCCCGAACCCAGTCGTCTGTCGAAAGGGATCGCGAATTTCTTCAGCTCTCCGGCAGCCACGATCGCCTTCCTCACGCTGGTGATCATCTGTTGCCTGGCGCTGTTTGCGCCATGGATCTCTCCGCAAAATCCCTATGATTTGATGCAGCTCGACATCATGGATGGACGGCTGCCGCCGGGGTCCGAATCCATGACCGGGCTTGTCTATCACCTCGGTACCGACAGCCAGGGCCGCGATATCCTGTCCGGCATCCTCTATGGCCTGCGCACCTCACTACTGGTGGGCGTTCTGTCGGCTTTCGCCGCTGCCATCATCGGAACCTCAGCCGGATTGTTCGCCGCTTACATGGGAGGGCGCACCGAAACCGCGATGATGCGGCTCGTCGATCTGCAGCTCTCGTTTCCCACCATATTGATGGCGCTCATGATGCTCGCCGTGCTCGGCAAGGGCGTACCCAACGTCGTGATCGCACTGATCATCGCCGAGTGGGCGACCTATGCCCGAACGGTCCGCGGCACCGCTCTGGTCGAGCGCGAGAAGGAATATATCGAGGCTGCCCGGATGCTGCGCCTGCCCGGATGGCGCATCCTCTTCAGGCACCTGCTGCCGAACTGTCTTGCGCCGGTCATCGTCATCGCCACGATGCAGATCGCCCGGGCAATCGGCCTCGAAGCAACCTTGTCCTTCCTCGGTCTCGGTGCATCCGTGACTGAACCCTCGCTCGGCATGCTGATCTCGACGGGCTACCAGTATCTTCTGACGGGCCTTTACTGGATCAGCTTCTTTCCCGGCATTGCCCTTCTGGTCACGATCGCGGCGATCAATCTCGTCGGCGACCGGCTGCGCGATGTCCTCAACCCGAGGAACATGTCATGA
- a CDS encoding oligopeptide/dipeptide ABC transporter, ATPase subunit (KEGG: bav:BAV1561 ABC transporter, ATP-binding protein~TIGRFAM: oligopeptide/dipeptide ABC transporter, ATPase subunit~PFAM: ABC transporter related; Oligopeptide/dipeptide ABC transporter domain protein~SMART: AAA ATPase), with translation MTPLLQVSNLVTEFGGGRGRPSLCAVNDVSFTVERGKVLGLVGESGSGKSVTGFSIMRLLDKPGRVVGGRVIFDGADIAKYSDEEMRQLRGKRIAMVFQDPMMTLNPVLTVGTQMVEAVRAHERVSKDAAQQRARDALALVGIPSPEERLAAYPHQFSGGMRQRVAIAIALLHKPDLIIADEPTTALDVTIQSQIISEFQKLTEQGNTAVIWITHDLAIVSRLADEIAVMYAGRLVETGPVGKVLTDPHHPYTAGLIASVPSQNRRGEPLHQIRGMTPAIDRLPQGCSFRTRCDRATDGCLVMPALMPEGDRSFRCIHPVTKEVA, from the coding sequence ATGACCCCATTGCTGCAAGTGAGCAATCTCGTCACCGAATTCGGCGGCGGCAGGGGACGCCCCAGCCTTTGCGCCGTCAACGATGTGTCGTTCACCGTGGAGCGCGGCAAGGTCCTTGGTCTTGTGGGAGAATCCGGATCCGGAAAGTCGGTGACCGGCTTCTCGATCATGCGGCTCCTCGATAAGCCCGGCCGGGTTGTCGGCGGCAGGGTCATCTTCGACGGCGCCGACATCGCGAAATATTCAGACGAAGAGATGCGGCAACTGCGCGGCAAGCGGATCGCCATGGTATTCCAGGATCCGATGATGACGCTCAATCCGGTCCTGACGGTCGGAACGCAGATGGTGGAAGCCGTCCGGGCACACGAGCGGGTCTCGAAGGATGCCGCCCAGCAGCGGGCGCGGGATGCTTTGGCGCTGGTCGGAATACCAAGCCCTGAAGAAAGGCTTGCCGCCTATCCGCATCAGTTTTCCGGCGGAATGCGCCAGCGTGTGGCGATTGCCATCGCGCTTCTTCACAAGCCGGACCTCATCATCGCCGATGAACCGACAACAGCGCTTGATGTGACGATCCAGAGCCAGATCATTTCCGAATTCCAGAAGCTCACCGAACAGGGAAATACGGCGGTGATCTGGATCACCCACGATCTGGCGATCGTTTCAAGATTGGCCGACGAGATCGCCGTCATGTATGCCGGCCGCCTCGTGGAGACCGGACCAGTGGGCAAGGTTCTGACCGATCCTCACCATCCCTACACGGCCGGTCTGATCGCGTCCGTTCCTTCGCAAAACAGACGCGGAGAGCCGCTTCACCAGATCCGCGGCATGACGCCGGCGATCGACCGGCTCCCACAGGGATGCAGTTTTCGTACGCGCTGTGATCGGGCAACCGACGGCTGTCTGGTCATGCCGGCACTCATGCCGGAAGGCGATCGCTCCTTCCGCTGCATTCATCCCGTAACGAAAGAGGTAGCATGA
- a CDS encoding OmpA/MotB domain protein (PFAM: OmpA/MotB domain protein~KEGG: rec:RHECIAT_PC0000696 probable outer membrane lipoprotein), with protein sequence MRNITLMSAPTGFVRRLAAAAMLLALAACSTTDIASVEEPAAAPMTGQTNDPAPGFENVAMGSEEDFILNVGRRIYFKQDSATLDPVAMATLDNQAAWLNRNPSWLLKLQGFADDSGSAAKMETLSQKRADAAMAYLVSKGVDARRMWAKGYGNDREVRDCTERSCKVQNRRVVTNLRTQPDAA encoded by the coding sequence ATGAGGAATATCACCCTGATGTCTGCTCCGACCGGATTTGTGAGGCGCCTTGCCGCCGCAGCCATGCTCTTGGCGCTCGCCGCCTGCAGCACCACCGATATCGCCTCCGTGGAAGAACCTGCTGCGGCGCCGATGACCGGCCAAACCAACGATCCAGCACCCGGTTTCGAGAACGTTGCGATGGGCAGCGAAGAGGATTTCATCCTTAATGTCGGCCGCCGGATCTACTTCAAGCAGGATTCCGCAACACTCGATCCCGTCGCCATGGCAACCCTGGATAACCAAGCCGCCTGGCTCAACAGGAACCCGTCCTGGCTGCTCAAGCTGCAGGGATTTGCCGATGATTCCGGCTCCGCAGCCAAAATGGAGACGCTGTCACAGAAGCGCGCCGATGCGGCGATGGCCTATCTCGTCTCGAAGGGCGTGGACGCCAGGCGCATGTGGGCCAAGGGCTACGGCAACGACCGCGAAGTCCGCGACTGCACGGAGCGCTCTTGCAAGGTCCAGAACAGGCGCGTCGTTACCAATCTCCGCACCCAGCCTGACGCGGCCTGA
- a CDS encoding ErfK/YbiS/YcfS/YnhG family protein (PFAM: ErfK/YbiS/YcfS/YnhG family protein~KEGG: ret:RHE_PF00470 hypothetical protein) encodes MPWTRRNIVLGGLALLGAGAVRKPAFAAASSFFDGTIVDNGVTFRRTNFAKIDKKWHRQVVKYFSGEPIGTVVVDTRHHFLYVIMENKTAIRYGVGVGREGFKWFGRATIDSKSLWPRWTPPPEMRKRHPELPEFVAGGSPKNPLGPRAMYLHRDGVDTGYRFHGTLEPWSIGKDASSGCIRMFNEDAIDLYQRCPIGTAVQVLPHIADQAESAAQVSQTTPVE; translated from the coding sequence ATGCCGTGGACACGCAGAAATATTGTGCTTGGTGGATTGGCGTTACTTGGCGCCGGTGCAGTCCGGAAACCGGCATTCGCCGCGGCGTCTTCCTTTTTCGACGGCACCATCGTCGACAATGGCGTGACGTTCCGAAGAACCAACTTCGCCAAGATCGACAAGAAGTGGCACCGCCAGGTCGTCAAATATTTCAGCGGCGAGCCGATCGGCACCGTCGTCGTCGATACGAGGCACCATTTCCTCTACGTGATCATGGAGAACAAGACGGCCATCCGCTACGGCGTCGGCGTCGGCCGCGAGGGCTTCAAATGGTTTGGCCGCGCCACGATCGACAGCAAATCGCTGTGGCCGCGCTGGACGCCGCCGCCGGAGATGCGCAAGCGCCATCCCGAACTGCCCGAATTCGTGGCGGGAGGCTCACCGAAAAATCCACTCGGTCCCCGCGCCATGTACCTGCATCGCGACGGCGTCGACACCGGCTATCGCTTCCACGGCACGCTGGAGCCGTGGAGCATCGGCAAGGATGCGTCGAGCGGCTGTATTCGCATGTTCAACGAAGACGCCATCGATCTTTACCAGCGTTGCCCGATCGGCACCGCGGTGCAGGTTCTGCCGCATATTGCCGACCAGGCTGAAAGTGCAGCGCAGGTCAGCCAAACAACTCCGGTCGAATGA
- a CDS encoding oligopeptide/dipeptide ABC transporter, ATPase subunit (KEGG: bav:BAV1560 ABC transporter, ATP-binding protein~TIGRFAM: oligopeptide/dipeptide ABC transporter, ATPase subunit~PFAM: ABC transporter related; Oligopeptide/dipeptide ABC transporter domain protein~SMART: AAA ATPase) — MTATAAPLIEARNVSQRFGAKPDLAAKIALKLKLAKPAPIVHALDDVSLSIRPGEVVGLVGESGCGKSTLGRAIAGITSPSQGQILWKGMDRSAMSKGEQHQFGLASQMIFQNPMAALNPRMTVEELIWEAPRTHGLARSTERDAYVDRYLMLAGFDPAMKKRYPHQFSGGQRQRVNIARALAVQPKFLVCDESVAALDVSIQAQVINLFMELRDKLDLTYLFVSHDLGVVEHISDRVAIMYLGRIVEEAPVEEVFRRPNHPYTKALLAEVPRIESGKRQFRPVDGELPSPINPPKGCHFHPRCPFAMDRCRMEVPVKKEIAPGHLSACHLNDE; from the coding sequence ATGACGGCGACCGCCGCGCCCCTTATCGAAGCGAGGAACGTGTCGCAGCGCTTCGGAGCCAAGCCCGACCTGGCCGCCAAGATCGCGCTCAAGCTCAAGCTCGCCAAACCGGCGCCTATCGTTCATGCGCTTGATGATGTCAGCCTCAGCATCCGGCCCGGAGAGGTTGTCGGCCTTGTCGGCGAAAGTGGCTGCGGGAAGTCGACGCTCGGCCGCGCCATTGCAGGGATCACCTCGCCAAGCCAGGGCCAAATTCTCTGGAAGGGGATGGACAGAAGCGCCATGTCGAAAGGCGAGCAGCATCAGTTCGGTCTCGCCAGCCAGATGATTTTCCAGAACCCGATGGCGGCTCTCAATCCGCGCATGACCGTCGAGGAGCTTATCTGGGAGGCGCCTCGAACACATGGACTTGCCCGCTCGACGGAACGCGACGCCTATGTCGACAGATATTTGATGCTGGCCGGTTTCGACCCGGCGATGAAAAAGCGATACCCGCACCAGTTTTCCGGTGGCCAGCGGCAACGCGTCAATATTGCCCGCGCGCTCGCCGTGCAGCCGAAATTCCTCGTCTGTGACGAAAGTGTCGCAGCACTCGACGTTTCCATCCAGGCCCAGGTCATCAACCTGTTTATGGAACTTCGTGACAAACTCGACCTGACCTATTTGTTCGTCAGCCATGATCTCGGCGTCGTGGAACATATTTCCGATCGCGTTGCGATCATGTATCTCGGCCGCATCGTCGAAGAAGCGCCCGTCGAGGAGGTTTTCAGGCGGCCCAATCATCCTTACACGAAAGCGCTCCTGGCCGAGGTGCCGCGCATCGAATCCGGCAAGCGGCAGTTCAGGCCCGTCGATGGCGAACTCCCCAGCCCGATAAACCCGCCGAAAGGCTGTCACTTCCATCCGAGATGCCCGTTCGCGATGGACCGCTGTCGTATGGAAGTACCGGTGAAAAAGGAAATTGCACCGGGGCACCTGTCGGCTTGCCATCTCAATGATGAATGA